gagggcggagtgttgccgattgatttttaccctcgggaaataatccctgcagacccggttcacaagtgtaagaacttgtggggtggcttaatcaatctgttgtccgtagagcgtaagagtgctagccggatgacttctagtgagagaaagtagagagagaaagagaagtgaagtctcagctctcaaagttgtcagaatatctgaacttgtgtaaaatgacgacccaatgggtctatttatagtgtcagatctaccagatttgtttggggacacgtgtcgaatgatgatacgttctgttacatgtgctccgaaatttatgctaaatgcggcgctctccggccagggcttatgcgctaagcggccttcagggcttacgcatgacggagcagcctgtacagcggagaacgctggacagaCAATCTCcacagaactgttgtttccagccttcctgatgctacttttatgcaaccgttatgccttttatgcgtgtatacgataggatacaccattagtttacatacgaaataaacaacaataggactcgatattgcgactaaagatatgtctaaATTAAGCAATATCAGAAGCCGATGGCAACTGACGTTGCTCGGTTGTATTCGGCGCACGAGGAGAAACATGATTTTAAAGGAATGTTGGGTAGTATTGAGTGTATGCATTGGGCTTGGAAAAATTGTCCCGTTGCATGGAAAGGTCAATATACTAGAGGTGACCACGGTCACCCTACGATCATGCTTGAAGCGGTTGCTTCATATGATATGTGGATATGGCATTCGTTTTTTGGGATGGATGGTTCAAACGACGACATAAATGTGTTGAATCATTCTCCGttgtttgattcactcaaaaatgaTAGAGCTGCACCGTCTCCGTTTGAAGTAAACGGACACGTCTATCCCTTTGGTTACTACTTGACGGAAGGGATATATCCTGATTGGACAACCTTAAGAAAGGGATATTCAACTCCTATTGATGAGCCACGAGTCAAATTTACTAGATTTCAAGCGAGTGCTCGAAAGGACGTAGAGCGTACATTTGGTGTTTTACAAGGTAAGTTTGCAATTTTAAAAACTCCGGCACGAGTTATGAGCGTTAACAAGATGAGAAGGATAATGTA
This window of the Rutidosis leptorrhynchoides isolate AG116_Rl617_1_P2 chromosome 7, CSIRO_AGI_Rlap_v1, whole genome shotgun sequence genome carries:
- the LOC139860308 gene encoding uncharacterized protein; translation: MATDVARLYSAHEEKHDFKGMLGSIECMHWAWKNCPVAWKGQYTRGDHGHPTIMLEAVASYDMWIWHSFFGMDGSNDDINVLNHSPLFDSLKNDRAAPSPFEVNGHVYPFGYYLTEGIYPDWTTLRKGYSTPIDEPRVKFTRFQASARKDVERTFGVLQGKFAILKTPARVMSVNKMRRIMYSCIVMHNMIQEDKGFALSTWEQEWLDKLENRPRRNIRRRVKDRKSREKEIRDRNVHDQLREDLTAHIWNLRPNFRSTN